In the Gemmatimonadaceae bacterium genome, GGCGTAGATGATGCCGCCGAAGCGCGGCTTCTCGCCGGGCCGTCCCTTGATCAGGCCACGCTGGTTGGCGATCACGCCGACCGCGATGCCGTCGATGCGGGCATCGGCGCAGATGACCTCGCGCGCCAGGTCCGCCTGGAACTCCTGCATCGAGCCGGCATCCACCACCGCGTCGAGGACATGGTGCATGTCGTACGACATGCGGTGGTCGGACGGCAGCACGTCGTAGAGCGACTCCGGCGCGCGGGCCGGTGCCTGCACCGCGATGTCGGCCGTCCGCGCGTCGTGGTGCGCGCCGGGGAGCCGTGCGATCATGTCGCGCAGGAGCTGCAGGCAGTGTGGATCATCGTCCGCCGTGTAGTGCGCCACGCCGCTGACGGCGGTGTGGGTGGCGGCCCCGCCCAGCGTCTCCCCGTCGATGACCTGCCCGGTGGCGCCCTTCACCAGGTTCGGCCCGCCGAGCCCCATGAATGCGGTGCCCTTCACCATCACGATCACGTCGCTGAGCGCCGGCAGGTAGGCACCACCGGCGATGCACGGGCCCATGACGGCCGCGAACTGCGGGATGCGCAGGTACCGCCGCATGACCGAGTTGTAGTGGAAGATGCGCGCGGCGCCGTACTGCCCGGGGAAGACGCCGCCCTGGTAGGGCAGGTTCACGCCGGCGCTGTCGACGAGGTAGACGATCGGCAGGCGGCACCGCATCGCGAGTTCCTGCGCACGGAGGATCTTGCGGATGGTCTCCGGCCACCACGAGCCCGCCTTGACCGTGGCATCGTTGGCCACGACCACCACCTCGCGGCCGTGGACCATGCCGAGCCCCGTGACCACGCCGGCAGCAGGCGCCTGGCCCTCGTACTGGTCATAGGCGACGAGCAGGCCGAGTTCGAGGAACGGGGCGCCGGCATCGCAGAGCCCCGTCACCCGCTCGCGGGCGGTGAGCTTGCCGCGGGCATGCTCCTTCGCGGCGCGCTCCGCCCCGCCCCCTTCCCGCACCCGAGCCTCGACCGCACGCACTGCGTCGCTGAGCTGTCGCAGGCGCGTGGTCACGTCGGCTGCGACTCCCTGTCCGCGAACCAGGTGCGGATGAAGTCCACCAGGTCGGCGGTGCTGGTGCCGGGGCCGAAGAGCTGGCCGACCCCCTGCGCGCGGAGCGCCTCCATGTCCTCCTTCGGGATGATGCCGCCGCCGGTGAGGAGGATGTCGTCGCGCCCCTGCTCCCGCAGCAGGGCCAGCACCCGCGGGAAGAGCGTCATGTGCGCCCCGGACAGGATCGAGAGGCCGACGACGTCCACGTCCTCCTGGACGGCGGCTGTGGCAATCATCTCGGGCGTCTGGTGGAGCCCTGTATAGATCACTTCCATGCCGGCGTCACGGAGGGCGGCGGCGACGACCTTGGCACCACGGTCGTGGCCGTCGAGCCCCGGTTTCGCCACCAGCACGCGAATGGGTCGAGTCATCGGGAGGAGGTCGTGGGAACGTGGGACAGGTGGGAAAATCTAGCGTGCCGCCCGGCGGGCCCGCTGGCGGGGCCGGACCAGCTTCCGCGCGACCAGCAGCATCTCGGCCGAGGTGCGCCGGAGCGGCCGGTCCTCGAGGCCATCGTACACCGCCTCGACCGCCAGTCCGGCGGCGGCACAGAGCTCGACCAGCCGGGTGGCCGTGTAGAGCCGGATCCGGTGCATCCGCTGGCCGCTGCCGGACGGTCCGTGCCAGGTGGTCTGGATGGTGATCTCCCCGCTGAGCGGATCGAACGCGCGATCGTGGCTCACCGTGGTGCCATCGGCCGTCTTCCAGCTGTCGCGGCCCACCCAGCGCGCCACGACGCCGTCGCGGCTCCCGCCGTACCACACCAGGCGCCCGCCCGGGGCCAACACCCGGGCGAACTCGCCGATGACCCGCGCATCGTCCTGCGCGTCGTCGAAGAACCCGAAGGAGGTGAACAGGTTCAGCACGGCGTCGAAGCGCCCGGTCCACTCGGCGGGGAGGGCGCGCATGTCGCCGCGCTTGTAGCGGAGACGCCGGCCGGTGCCGCGCGCCCGGGCCAGCCGCAGGAGCGGCAGGGAGTAGTCGAGCCCCGTCACGTCGTAGCCCGCCTCGGCCAGCAGGTGGGCGTGCCGTCCCTGGCCGCAGGGACAGTCGAGGATGCGCGCCCCGTCAGGCAGTTCGAGCAGTTCCTGCAGCCGCGTCACCTCGGCCCGGTTGATCGTCTCGTGGAAGAGCGGCTCGAACTCGAGCAGGTAGCTCTCGTCGAAGTAGGTCGCCCACCACGGCTCGTCCCCGCCCGTGCGGCGCGTCAGAAGAACACCGGCTCGCGATAGGCGCCGAAGACATCCTCCAGCGCCGCGCGGATCTCGTAGAGCGTGCCGTAGCTGCGGGCGCAGTCGAGGATGAGCGGCACCAGGTTGGCGCTGCCGCGCGCCCCCGCGCGGAGCGCCTCGAGGTGCCGGGCGACGGCGTCGTTGTCACGGCCGGCACGCATCGCCGCCATCCGGGCGCGCTGCTCGCGCTCCGCATCCATGCCGACCTTCAGCAGCGGGATGGTGATCTCCTCGTCGTCGTTGGCGAACGCATTCACGCCCACCACGAGGCGCCGCCGCTGCTCGATCTCCCACTGATGGCGCGACGCGGCCTCGGCGATCTTCCGCTGGAACCACCCTTCCTCCAGGCCCTTCACCACCCCGCCCTGCTCGTCGATCTGTGCGAACAGCGACTCGGCCTCCCGTTCCAGCCGGTCGGTGAGTGCCTCGACGTAGTACGAGCCGCCGAGCGGGTCCATGACATTCGGCACGCCGGTCTCGTGGGCGAGGATCTGCTGCGTGCGGAGGGCCACCTGCACCGCCGCTTCCGTCGGCAGCGCGAGCGTCTCGTCCATCGAGTTGGTGTGCAGCGACTGCGTGCCGCCGAGCACGGCCGCCAGTGCCTGGTAGGCCACGCGTGCCACGTTGTTCATCGGCTGCTGCGCGGTGAGCGTGACGCCGGCCGTCTGCGAGTGGAAGCGCAACATCCACGACTTCGGGTCACGGGCCCCGTATTTCTCACGCAGCACGCGGGCCCAGATGCGGCGTGCCGCCCGCAGCTTCGCGATCTCCTCGAAGAAGTCGTTGTGGATGTCGAAGAAGAACGAGAGGCGGGGGGCGAACGTGTCGACGTCCAGGCCGCGCGCGATGCCGCGCTCGACGTAGGTGAAGCCGTCGGCGAGTGTGAAGGCCAGCTCCTGTGCCGCCGTCGCCCCCGCCTCGCGGATGTGGTAGCCCGAGATCGAGATCGTGTTGAACAGCGGGGCGTGCGTGGCGCTCCACTCGAAGCCGTCGACGATCAGGCGCAGCGCCGGCTCGATCGGGAAGCACCAGGCGTGCTGCGCCATGTACTCCTTGAGGATGTCGTTCTGCACGGTGCCGCGGATCTTCGAGGCCGGCACGCCCTGCTTCTCGGCCGCCGCGACATAGAAGCAGTAGATGATCAAGGCAGGCCCGTTGATCGTCATCGACGTCGAGACCTGGTCGAGCGGGATCCCGTCGAACAGTGTCTCCATGTCGGCCAGCGACGAGATCGAGACGCCGGTCTTGCCGACCTCGCCCTCGGAACGCGGATGGTCCGCGTCGTAGCCCATCAGCGTCGGGAAGTCGAACGCCACCGAGAGGCCGGTCTGCCCCTGCGACAGCAGGAACTTGAAGCGCGCGTTGGTGTCGCGTGCCGACCCGAAGCCGGCGAACTGCCGCATGGTCCAGAGCTTCCCGCGGTACCCGGTGGGATGGATGCCCCGGGTGTACGGCCACGCCCCCGGCACCTCGAGCGCCGTCTCGGGATCGGGGCCGTCGAGTGGCGTGTACAGCGCGTCGACCTCACTGGCCGAGTTGACGTACGCCGTGTCGCGCTTGCTGCCGGCCTCGAAGCGGGCACGCCAGGCGGCCACCTCGGCGCGGAGGCGCGCGAGCTCGTCCTGCTGGTCGCGATCCGTGCCGGAGAGATCGGGAATCGAAGTCATGTCTGGAGCCCCGCCATCAGGGTTGCACTGCGCGCCAGGAGCGCATCAGCGATCGCGAAGGGCGTGGACTCACCACGCTCCAGCGCCGGGATCGCGGCGTCGATGAACGCCTGCGTGCCGGCATCGGACCAGAGCCGCCGGCGCAGCCGGTCCTCGGCCACCTCGACGATGCGCTCGCGCATCCGGCTGCGCCGGCGCGCCGCCAGCCCTCCGGACGCCGCAAGGTAGTCGAAGTGCCGGGTGATGGCCGCGGCCAGTTCCGGGATGCCGCGGCCGTCGGCGGCGACGGTGTTCACCACCGCGGGCACCCAGTTCCCGGTGCCATGCGGATCGGCGCTGGCCTCGCGCGCGGCCCGTCCGGGCGAGAGCGCCTTGCGGGCCTCCTCACGCGCCTCGGCTCCCAGGGCGCGCAGGTCCACGCCGTGGTGCGATGGCACGCCGCGCATCACGTCGCCCATCCGCATGCCGAGCATCAGTTCGATGTCGCCGCGCAGCCGGTCGGCCCCGGGGCGGTCGCTCTTGTTCACCACGAAGAGGTCGGCGATCTCCATCACCCCCGCCTTGAGCGTCTGGATGCTGTCCCCGCTTTCCGGGACGAGCACGACGACGCTGGTGTCGGCGGTGCGCGCCACATCGAGCTCACTCTGGCCCACGCCGACCGTCTCGATCAGGATGCGATCGAAGCCGAATCCGTCGAGCACGTCGCAGGTTTCGCGGGTGGCGGCCGCCAGCCCGCCCAGCGAGCCGCGGGTGGCCATCGAGCGGATGTAGACCCCCGGGTCGAGGGCGACCCGCTCCATGCGGATGCGGTCGCCGAGCAGCGCGCCGCCGGTGAACGGCGACGTCGGGTCCACCGCGACCACCGCCACCGTCAGTCCCTCCGTGCGCATCGCCTCGACGAGTGCCGTGGTGATGGTGCTCTTGCCGGCGCCAGGCGGGCCGGTGATGCCGATGCGGCGCGCACGCCCGAGCCGCGGGTGCAGCGCCGCCAGCAGCGCATCGAACCCGTCGCGATGGTTCTCGACGATGGAGATGGCGCGGGCGAGGGCCGCGCGCTGCCCGGCATCGAACCGCGCCAGCAGCGACGCGATGGCGGGAGGCGGGGTGAGGGACTGCGCGACGGGCTCGGTCATGGCAGCGGCGCGTGTGGGTGGTGCTCGTCGTGCTCGTCGTCGATGTCACCGACGACCTCCTCGAGCAGGTCCTCCAGCGTGACCAGCCCGAGCACAGGCCCGTCGCCCTCGCGCACGATGGCCAGGTGCTGGCGGTTCTGGAGCATCGCGAACAGCTGGTCGCTGCACTTGCGGTCGATCGAGGCGGTGCCGACGGGCCGCAGCGGCAGCGCCTCCTCGCCTTCACTGGTGAGGACGTCGCGCACGTGCACCATCCCGACCACGCGGTCGAGCGAGCCGGCATAGACCGGCACGCGACTGTACCCCGACTGCGCGATCTGGCGCGCCTGGTCGGCATGCGAGAGCCCGACCTCGAGCGCGAAGACCTGGTCGCGGGGCGTGAGCACGTCGCGCAGCGTCTTGTCGCCGAACTCCACCAGCCCGGTGATGATCTCCCGCTCCCCCGGCAGGCTCACGCCCTCACGCTCGCCCTCGCGGAGCAGCACCTCGAGCGCCTCGCGCTCCACCTCGGCGGGCGTGCCGGCGAGCTCCGGTCGCAGCAGTCGCTCGAGCGCGCGGGCCGGCAGGAGGAACACGCCGAGCAGCACTTCCACCACCTGCAGCAGCGGCAGGAGGAACGGTGACAGCGGCACGGCCCAGCGCTGCCCGATCGCACGGGGGATCGCGAGGCCGGCGACCAGCACGCCGACCGCCGTCACCACCAGCCAGGCCGCCAGCGCCGTCGGCCGTGCCTGCAGCGTGATGGCGAGCATGGCCCCGCCCGCGAGGACGATCGTGGCGGCGCCGGCGCCGGCGGCGAGCTGGAGGCGTTGCGGCTGCTCGAGATACGCCTCCGCCAGCGCGGCACCACGCAGCCGCTGTTCCACCCAGTGGCGCAGCCAGATGCGGCTCACCGCCCGCACGGCGTGTGAGGCGAGTGTCATCGACGCCACGCCGGCGACGATCAGGATCACGAGCAGGAGCGGGCCGATCATGCCTCATCCCCCTCGTCGGCGGGCTCCGCCACCGGGTCCAGCCGCTCGAAGTACACGCGCAGCACCTGGCGCCGCCGCACCTGCTCGACCACCACGCGGAACCCCGCGATCTCGAGGCGCTCCCCGGGACGCGGCACGCGACCCAGCCGCTCCATCACCAGGCCGCCCACCGTGCCGACTTCCTCGCTCTCGATGTCCACCCCGAGCGTCTCCGAGAGCTCGTCGAGCGTCACGCGGCCGTGCACCCAGAACTCGCGCCCGTCGCGGCTGTCGAACTGCCGCTCCGCCTCGGCATCGTGCTCGTCGTCGATCTCGCCGACGACCTCCTCGAGGATGTCCTCGATGGTCACGACGCCGGCGGTGCCGCCGTATTCATCCATCACGATCGCCATGTGGGTGCGCTGAGCGCGGAATTCGCGCAGCAGTGCGTCGATCGGCTTCGTCGGCGGGATGTAGAAGCCGGGCCGCATGCGACGGATCCAGCCCCCCTCCGGCTCGGCGTCGTCGAGGATGTCGGCGAGCAGGTCCTTCACGTACAGCACGCCGATCACGTCGTCGATCTGCTCCTTGTACACCGGCAGGCGCGAGTGCGCCGACGCGCGGAAGCGGTCGACCACCTCGGACCATGGCGTGTCGCGGTCCAGCGCCACCAGCTCGACGCGCGGCGTCATGATCTCCTGCACCTGCGTCTCGCCGAGGGAGAAGGCCCCTTCGAGGAGGGTCTTCTCCTTGCCGGTGACATCCGCCTCGGCGGCGACCACGTCGAGGAACTGCTCGGTTGCGACATCATCGGCATCGGCATCGGCCTTTGCCACCGGGAAGCTCGCGGCGAGGCCGTGCTCGGTCTTCTCCATCAGCAGCACGATCGGGGTCGCGAGCAGCGTGATGAAGGCCGCCCAGCCCGACAGCCAGTTGCTGGGCGTGGCGGCCCGCGTTGCGCCGACCGTGCGCGAGAACGTCTCGGCGGCGCCCACGGCCACCAGCAGCAGCACGAGCGTGGCGAGCAGTTCCGGGCCGTCCTCGCCCCACAGGGTCGGGGCGGCGGCACCGGCGCCGAGGAAGCAGAGCAGTCGCGTGCCACTGAGCGCGCGGTGGACACGATCGCGATCGCGCACGAGCCAGGCACGCCGGACGTCGTCGGCGGGTCCGGCCGTGAGGCTCGAGACGAGCCCGTCCGCGGCGACGCATGCGCCGGCGGCGAGCATGAGCGATGCGAAGAGGAGCCAGGGCAGCATGTCGCTCAGACGAGGCCGCGACGGATGGCGGCGCGCAGGTACTTCTCCTGCGCGCGCCACATCGGCGACGTGAGTCGGCCGTCACCCTCCGGATGCTCGTTACCCAGCGCGTGCAGGGCACCATGGATCACCAGGCGGGCGAGCTCCTCGCGCACCGGGACCTTCCACGCCTTCGCGTTCGCGCGCGCGACATCGGGACAGATGTACACGTCGGCGGTCACCGGCGCGTCGGCGGAGGGGCGCGTGAGCTCGAAGGTGATGATGTCGGTGGCCCCGGGATGCCCGAGCTGCTCCCGGTGCATGCGCGCCATGGCGCGCGACGTCAGGAACGTCACGCTGATCACGGCATCGGGAACCTGCTCGGCCCGCAGCGTGAGGTGCACCAGCGCCGTCACGCGCGCCGCACTGAGGGGCGCACGCATGCCGGGCGCGCTCATCTCGACCTGGACGGCCATCAGCGCCGCCCCGTGGTGCGAGCGGCGCTGCGTCGCTGTGGAGGCTCAGTTGCCGCTGTCATGTGCATAGGCCCGGATGATGTCGCGCACGAGCCGGTGCCGGACGACGTCGGCCTCGCTGAAGTAGTGGAACGCGATGCCCTCGACGCCGGGCAGGATGCGCTCGACCTGCATCAACCCGGACTGCTCGCGCGTCGGCAGGTCGATCTGGGTCTTGTCGCCGGTGATGACGATCTTCGAGTTCACGCCGAGGCGCGTGAGGAACATCTTCATCTGCGCGTTGGTGGCGTTCTGGGCCTCGTCGAGGATCACGAATGCGTCACCGAGCGTGCGGCCGCGCATGAACGCCAGCGGGGCGATCTCGATCACGCGGGTCTCGAGCGCCTTGATCACGCGCTCGGGGGGCATCATCTCGTCGAGCGCATCGTAAAGCGGGCGCAGGTACGGGTCGACCTTGGCCTGCATGTCACCCGGCAGGAAGCCCAGGGACTCCCCGGCCTCCACCGCCGGCCGGGCGAGCACGATCTTGCGCACGCGCTTGCGCATGAGGGCATCCACGGCAGCCGCCACGGCCAGGTACGTCTTGCCGGTGCCGGCCGGCCCGATGCCGACCACGATGTCGTGCTCGGCGATCTTCTGGAGGTACTCCGCCTGGCCGGGGGTCTTGGCCTGCACGACGCGCTTGATGCCGGGCAGCGCCAGCCGCGACGGGTCGATCGGCCCGGCGTCGCTGCCCGCGTCCTCCGACATGCGCAGCACGTCGTCGGCGGTGAACGAGGCCCGCTGCCGGGCCGCCTCCACCATGCGCTGCGCCGTGTGCATGGCGCGGTCCACCGCGGTCGGCTCACCCGCGAGCGTGATCGCCTCGCCCCGCATGCCGACGCGCACCCCGTGGATCCGACCCAGCTCGACGAGGTTCGAGTCGTTCACGCCCGCCAGCGTGAGCAGGTCGGCGCCTTCCGTCGACACCTTCTGCGTCACCAGGGTGGTTCCCGTCACGAGGGCTCCTTGATCTGCACGGCGATGTTGAGCGCGCTGAGGTCGCGCTCACTGACCGGACTCGGTGCACCCTCGAACAGGGCGCGGGCCGCAGTGGTCTTGGGGAATGCAATCACGTCGCGCAGCGATGTGGAACCGGCCAGCAGCATCGCGATCCGGTCGAAGCCCAGCGCGAAGCCGCCGTGGGGCGGCGCGCCGGCGCCGAGGCCGTCGAGCAGGAAGCCGAACCGGCGCTGGATCTCATCCTTCGGCACCTTGAGCAGGCGGAAGATCGTCTCCTGCACGACGGGATCGGTGATGCGGATGGAGCCGGAGCCGAGTTCGTTGCCGTTGTAGACGGCGTCGTAGTGCATGGCGCGGCATTCCCACGGGGCGGACTCGAGCTTGCCGGTGTCGTCAGGGTGCGGTGCGGTGAAGGGGTGGTGCGATGGTGTGTGCTCGCCTGTGGCCGCATCCAGCTCGAACAGCGGGAAGTCCACGATCCAGCAGAAGGCGTGCGCCGTGGTGGGCGCCTGTCCGGGGCGGCGGGTGAGCTCGAGGCGCACCTGGCCCAGCGCGGGGAGCACCGCGGCGTTCGCCCCGACGCCGGCGACCAGCAGGTCGCCCACGGTGCCGCCGATCGCCTCGAGGGTCGCCGTGCCGAACGCCTTCGTGCCCTGCCCTTCCCAGCCGGCATCGGTGCGCTTCGCCCAGAGCAGGCCGCCAAGCCCGTTCGCCTTCGCGATCGCGGCCAGCGCATCGACCTCCTTCCGCGACAGCGCAGCACCACCGGGCACCCGGATCCCGCGCAGGGTGCCGCCGGTGGCGAGGCCATCCTGCACGAATGCCGCCGCATCACCCTGCACCTGCGCCGTCCAGTCCTCCAGCTCCAGGCCAAAGCGCATGTCGGGCTTGTCGATGCCGAAACGCTCCATCGCCTCGTGCCACGACAGGCGCGGGAACGGCGTCGCCACCGCGTGGCCCGCCTCCGCCCAGAGTGCCACGAGCACGCGCTCGATGGTGGCCTGCACGTCCTCCTGTGTCACGAACGCGCACTCGATGTCGATCTGCGTGAACTCCGGCTGGCGGTCGGCGCGCAGGTCCTCGTCGCGGAAGCAGCGCGCGATCTGGAAGTACCGATCGAAGCCCGCCACCATCAGCAGCTGCTTGTAGATCTGCGGCGACTGCGGCAGCGCGTAGAACTCGCCCGGGTGCACGCGGCTCGGCACGAGGTAGTCGCGGGCGCCCTCGGGCGTGGTCTTGGTGAGGATCGGCGTCTCGATCTCGAGGAAGCCGTGCGAGGCGAGGGCGTGCCGCGCCACCTGCAGCAGCCGGTGCCGCAGGATCAGGTTCGCCTGCAGTTCCGGGCGGCGCAGGTCGAGGATGCGGTGCTTGAGCCGCAGTTCCTCGGCCGCGAGCTTCTCGTCCTTGCCGCGTGCCACGGGGATCGCCGGCGTCGCCGCCGGGCCGACCACCCGCAGCGCCGTGACCTGCAGCTCGATGGTGCCCGTCTCGAGGTCGCGGTTCACCATCTCCACCGGGCGTGCCGCCACCACCCCCTCGACCTCCACCACCGTCTCCGCGCCGAGGCGGCCCGCGAGGGCGATCACCTCCGGGGGGGAGAAGCGCGGGTCACAGGTGGCCTGGAGCAGCCCCGCGCGGTCGCGCAGGTCCAGGAACACGATCGAGCCGAGGGAACGGTTGCGATGCACCCAGCCGCCAAGCCGGACGGTCTCACCGGCGTGACCGGCACGCAGTTCGCCGCAGAGATGGGTGCGACGGGCAGTGGCGAAGAGCGAGGGAACGGTCACGCAACGAGCTCCCGGCGCCGCATGAGCGCCGACACGAGAGAGAGTCCGGTCACCGCGCCCGCGGTGTCGGCCATCCAGTCGCGCGCATCCATGCGACGACTGGGAATGAACTGCTGGTGCCACTCATCGAGCGCACCGAGCGCGGAGACGACGACCACCCAGAGCAATGCGCGGCGCACCGACCCGGTCATCGCCGCCCACGCGACGGCGGCGCCGAGGATGGCGTAGGCCGTGAAGTGCACGACCTTGTCGCTGTTGTGCGGCATAGCGGGTGGACGTGGCCACGACGTCGCCGTCGCGATCCCGATCACGACGGCCAGCGGGAGCAGCCAGCGCATCCAGCGCGGGACGCCGCCACGCCCGGGCGCACCACCCGGCCTGCCGTTCAGGGAACCTCCGCGCCGACGAGCCGCTGCATGAACGCCTCCGCGCTGCCGGCGCGGGCCAGATCATCCCGCACCGCCTCGTTGCGGAGCATGCGCGAAATGCGGCCGAGCGCGCGGACATGCGCGCCGGCGGCATTCTCGGGGCCGAGGAGCAGGAAGAAGAGCGAGACCGGCTGTCCGTCGAGTGCATCGAACGCGATCGGCTCCGGTGCGACGCCGGCGGCGAGCACCACCCGATCCACCTCTCCCGTCCGGCCGTGCGGAATGGCGATCGCGCTCCCGATGCCTGTGCTGAGGAGCCGCTCGCGCTCCAGCACGGCGGCGACGATGCGTTCGAGCGCGTCAGGTCCGGCCGACGGCAGCGCGAGCTGGACCAGCTCACGCAGCACGTCGCCCTTCGTATGACTCGCCAGCGGAACCTTGACGCGCTCCGGTATCAGGAGATCGGACAGCACTGCTCGATGGTGTCGGGGAAAAGGTGAAAGCTAGCAGCCCCGGCACCTCCCGGGTAGCGACGCAGCGCGCAACGCATTGCGGGACATGGCCTTGGCGCACTTCGCCGGGTCCCGGCGCGCGCGTCCGGGCACCCCCGGCCGCACGGTGCCCGTTAGCTTGCGGAGTGACCGACCCAATCAACCTCCTCGACCTGACCCCGGCCGCAGCCGCGGCGACGCTGCGCGACGCGATGGAGGCGCTCGGTCAGCCGGCCTACCGTGCCGCTCAGGTGCTGCGACGGCTGTGGGTGAACCCGGCGCCCGATTTCGCCGCCATGCGCGAACTGCCGCCGTCGCTGCGGGAGGCGCTCGCCGCGCGCTTCACGCTCCCGCGGCTGACGCTCGCCGTGCGCCAGGCATCGACCGACGGCACCGAGAAGTTCCTCTTCACGCTCGCCGACGGCCAGTCGATCGAGACGGTCGCCATTCCCGACGGCGACCGGATGACGTTCTGCCTCTCGTCACAGGCCGGCTGCGCGCTGGCCTGTGCCTTCTGTGCCACGGGTGTGATGGGGTTCCAGCGGAACCTCGCGGTGCACGAGATCGCCGGTCAGGTGCGGGAACTGGCGCTGCTCGACCCGCCCGTGCGGGCGTCGAACATCGTGTTCATGGGTATGGGCGAGCCGCTCATGAACTGGCGCGCCGTGGACCCGGCGCTGACGATCCTCAATGCCCCCGAGGGGTTCGGGATCGGCGCCCGCCACATCACGGTGAGCACCGTCGGCGTGCTTCCCGGCATCGTCGCGCTCGGTGAGCGCCCGGAGCAGTTCCGGCTCGCCATCTCGATCCATGCCCCGAACGACGCGCTGCGCCAGGAGCTGATGCCGGTGAACACGAAGTTCCCGCTGGCCGACGTGATCGCTGCCGCCGCGACCTTCGACCGCCGCGTCACGTTCGAGTACGTGATGCTCGGCGGCGTGAACGACCGGCGGACCCACGCACAGCAGCTCGCCGCCCTGGCGCGGGACTGCAAGGCGTTCGTGAACCTGATCCCGTTGCACCCTGGTGGCGGACTCGGGTTCGAGCCGACGCCGCGCGACGGCATCCATCAGTTCGCGACGATGATCCGCGATGCCGGTGTGGAGGTGGCCATCCGCCGCAGCCGCGGCCTGGACATCAGCGCCGCCTGCGGGCAGCTGCGCGTGGAGAAGCTCGGCCGCAGGCGCATCGCGTCACCATCCTGAGCCGGGTGGGGGCCGGGGGACGCCCGGTCAGGGATGGAACGCGTCGGCTGGTGGGCGATACGACGTGCCGAGTTTCACCGTGAGGTCCAGTCCCCGGTCGAGCGAGTCGCGCCCACGCTCCACCTGCGCGCCGCCGAGCACGCGCGCCATCCGTTCGGCAGCCTCCGGCTTGTTGCTGTAGTCCACGACGACGGTCCCGCTTCGCCGCCCGCCCGGATCGGTGCCGTAGGTGACGACGTCGAAGCCGCGGTCGCGGATCAGGAACGTGGCACGTCGTGCGAGCCCGGCGACGCCGCTGGCATTGAGCACCTCGACCAGCACCCGCTGCCCCTGCGGCGCGCTGGTGGTGTCGCCGGTCGCAACGATGGAGTCGCGCTGCGTGAAGCGGCGCGCACCGAACACACCGACCGCGATCACGGCAAGCGCGAAGCCGCCCAGCAACAACTGCCGGCCACGCGTCATCGGACCGCGTTCCACATCGCGACGGTCTCGGGGTGCAGTCCCTTCCCTTCTCGCAGCGACCATTCGAGCCGCACCTTCACGACCTGGCGGAAGACTCCTGCGAAGTCGCCGGGGACCATCTGCGCCAGCCAGGCCCGTTCTGCCAGCATGAACTTGCGGCCGGGCTCGAGGAAATCGGCCATGAAGAGCGCCTGGCCGGTGCGACCCCACCCCGGATTGCCGAGGGTGTGCCAGCGGATGGCGTCGAGGACGTCACGGCGTGGCTCACCGAGCGCCTCGAGGCGCGCCGCCGCCGCCGGCCCGTGCAGGATCTCGACCGGCGCATGGAGGTCGCCGGAGAGTTCGCGCAGCAGTTCCTCGTCGGCATCGCGCAGGGCGTCGTGCCAGATGCCGGCATCGTGCCAGGCGGTGCGCTCGCCGGCCGGGATGTCCATGGCCCTTGCCCAGCCATCGAGCAGGTCGGTCACGCGAGCGATGTGCTCGCGGCGCTTGGGCGAGGCGACGGCCCAGGGAGGCAGCTTCATGACGTGAGCGGGGACGGTGCGCATTCGGACGGCGGGAAAGGTTCGCCAAGTCGGTGGTTGTCGAGCAGTCGGGTGGAGCCGACGCGCACCGCGAGGATGATGCACCGCCCGGGTGCGGCGGTGGTGGAGGGCGCGAGGTCGGTGGGGTCGACGATCGCGAGGTAGTCGACCGTCGCGCGCGGCTCGGCGGCGAGACAGGCCAGGCCGATGGCGCAGAGTGCGGCGCCGTCCCGTTCCCCGCCGGTGAAGGCGTCGCACATCGCGCGCAGCGTGTCAGGCAGCACACGGGCGGCGCGGCGCTGTGC is a window encoding:
- the meaB gene encoding methylmalonyl Co-A mutase-associated GTPase MeaB, encoding MTEPVAQSLTPPPAIASLLARFDAGQRAALARAISIVENHRDGFDALLAALHPRLGRARRIGITGPPGAGKSTITTALVEAMRTEGLTVAVVAVDPTSPFTGGALLGDRIRMERVALDPGVYIRSMATRGSLGGLAAATRETCDVLDGFGFDRILIETVGVGQSELDVARTADTSVVVLVPESGDSIQTLKAGVMEIADLFVVNKSDRPGADRLRGDIELMLGMRMGDVMRGVPSHHGVDLRALGAEAREEARKALSPGRAAREASADPHGTGNWVPAVVNTVAADGRGIPELAAAITRHFDYLAASGGLAARRRSRMRERIVEVAEDRLRRRLWSDAGTQAFIDAAIPALERGESTPFAIADALLARSATLMAGLQT
- a CDS encoding methylmalonyl-CoA mutase; protein product: MTSIPDLSGTDRDQQDELARLRAEVAAWRARFEAGSKRDTAYVNSASEVDALYTPLDGPDPETALEVPGAWPYTRGIHPTGYRGKLWTMRQFAGFGSARDTNARFKFLLSQGQTGLSVAFDFPTLMGYDADHPRSEGEVGKTGVSISSLADMETLFDGIPLDQVSTSMTINGPALIIYCFYVAAAEKQGVPASKIRGTVQNDILKEYMAQHAWCFPIEPALRLIVDGFEWSATHAPLFNTISISGYHIREAGATAAQELAFTLADGFTYVERGIARGLDVDTFAPRLSFFFDIHNDFFEEIAKLRAARRIWARVLREKYGARDPKSWMLRFHSQTAGVTLTAQQPMNNVARVAYQALAAVLGGTQSLHTNSMDETLALPTEAAVQVALRTQQILAHETGVPNVMDPLGGSYYVEALTDRLEREAESLFAQIDEQGGVVKGLEEGWFQRKIAEAASRHQWEIEQRRRLVVGVNAFANDDEEITIPLLKVGMDAEREQRARMAAMRAGRDNDAVARHLEALRAGARGSANLVPLILDCARSYGTLYEIRAALEDVFGAYREPVFF
- a CDS encoding acyl-CoA carboxylase subunit beta is translated as MTTRLRQLSDAVRAVEARVREGGGAERAAKEHARGKLTARERVTGLCDAGAPFLELGLLVAYDQYEGQAPAAGVVTGLGMVHGREVVVVANDATVKAGSWWPETIRKILRAQELAMRCRLPIVYLVDSAGVNLPYQGGVFPGQYGAARIFHYNSVMRRYLRIPQFAAVMGPCIAGGAYLPALSDVIVMVKGTAFMGLGGPNLVKGATGQVIDGETLGGAATHTAVSGVAHYTADDDPHCLQLLRDMIARLPGAHHDARTADIAVQAPARAPESLYDVLPSDHRMSYDMHHVLDAVVDAGSMQEFQADLAREVICADARIDGIAVGVIANQRGLIKGRPGEKPRFGGIIYAESAEKVAYFIDRCDRQGIPLLFVQDVSGFMVGPEAEHEGIIRAGARWVEAMATARVPKLVLTVNHASGAGYYAMAAQGFDPDLILSWPTGRMAVMEGESAVAAVHGPALEKLRQAGATPPDELQAAIASMREDYEAQLDARHAAARGFVDAIVYPEDTRTMLALALRAVRRNPGPHLGAFVLPPQPMEMA
- a CDS encoding class I SAM-dependent methyltransferase codes for the protein MTRLQELLELPDGARILDCPCGQGRHAHLLAEAGYDVTGLDYSLPLLRLARARGTGRRLRYKRGDMRALPAEWTGRFDAVLNLFTSFGFFDDAQDDARVIGEFARVLAPGGRLVWYGGSRDGVVARWVGRDSWKTADGTTVSHDRAFDPLSGEITIQTTWHGPSGSGQRMHRIRLYTATRLVELCAAAGLAVEAVYDGLEDRPLRRTSAEMLLVARKLVRPRQRARRAAR
- a CDS encoding cobalamin B12-binding domain-containing protein → MTRPIRVLVAKPGLDGHDRGAKVVAAALRDAGMEVIYTGLHQTPEMIATAAVQEDVDVVGLSILSGAHMTLFPRVLALLREQGRDDILLTGGGIIPKEDMEALRAQGVGQLFGPGTSTADLVDFIRTWFADRESQPT